One Ictalurus furcatus strain D&B chromosome 24, Billie_1.0, whole genome shotgun sequence DNA segment encodes these proteins:
- the sp4 gene encoding transcription factor Sp4 isoform X1 has translation MSDQKKEVMATDGGKSGGGEKGNKGKTSSQDAQPSPLALLAATCSKIGGVGGEGQAGVQQQIIIDPSQGLVQLQNAPQQLELLPAQFTGNGWQIIAASPATATTTKDNTQAPGVATIATGTSMVPVDATPGRKVKSAGVNNASVAQQQQQQFQIIQVQNMPNSTGGIQYQVIPHLQTADGQQIQINPSNPTTLSVQPEQIQLINNQAILATPPRATSASVVSQNVTNQAIPVQIRPSFPLQLQTIQGTQAPMVTTIPINIGGVTLALPVINNMAAGGGSVQLLQSGDLNVANGSQLITTSVESTSGTTSLTTSGGGDSISADATALTSVSMTSDACAEGQKDIRSQGGDSDSQSTAQSNGLQMSEQQTQVQQFHIVSHPVLQQIQIQQTQQQAQQQPQQLVQGSIQLQPAQTLQPLQQNVQLQAFQNPAQVLIRAPTLTPTGQISWQTVQVQNAGVAQQLTLAPVASSPSGGAFTQIAPLSIGGTPITLNTAQLASGTGVQTVNIAGLSTAGVQVQGVPLTITGVQGQQQGQEGVKVQPGPVTVTVGNLTNASLNAVSPDQLGQAQSPSEQEGQPSKRLRRVACSCPNCRDGEGRNNNDPSKKKQHVCHMEGCGKVYGKTSHLRAHLRWHTGERPFVCNWIFCGKRFTRSDELQRHRRTHTGEKRFECPECSKRFMRSDHLSKHIKTHQGKKGGAALAILTTEDMEDEVEEALGSPRIVTVASISQDSDPATPTTSNNLDEEFE, from the exons ATGAGTG ATCAAAAGAAAGAAGTCATGGCGACAGACGGGGGGAAATCAGGTGGTGGTGAAAAGGGCAATAAAGGAAAAACGTCATCACAG GATGCACAGCCATCTCCTCTCGCTCTGCTTGCAGCCACATGCAGTAAAATAGGCGGCGTGGGCGGGGAGGGGCAGGCCGGCGTGCAGCAGCAGATCATCATCGACCCCAGCCAAGGGTTAGTGCAGCTCCAGAACGCCCCACAGCAGCTGGAGCTTCTCCCGGCTCAGTTCACAGGAAACGGCTGGCAGATCATCGCCGCTTCACCTGCCACAGCTACTACAACCAAGGACAACACACAGGCTCCTGGCGTGGCCACCATAGCAACCGGGACCAGCATGGTCCCTGTTGATGCAACGCCCGGACGAAAGGTTAAATCGGCCGGTGTGAACAATGCATCGGTcgcacaacaacaacagcagcaatttCAGATCATCCAGGTCCAAAACATGCCTAATTCCACAGGAGGGATCCAGTATCAGGTCATCCCACACTTACAGACTGCTGACGGTCAGCAGATCCAGATAAACCCCAGCAACCCAACCACTTTAAGCGTCCAACCTGAGCAGATTCAACTCATTAACAACCAAGCCATTCTGGCCACGCCTCCAAGAGCCACGTCAGCCAGTGTAGTTTCCCAAAATGTCACAAATCAGGCCATCCCTGTGCAGATTCGCCCGTCATTTCCACTCCAGCTGCAGACCATTCAGGGCACACAAGCCCCCATGGTCACTACAATACCCATAAATATTGGCGGCGTCACTTTGGCTCTGCCCGTCATCAACAACATGGCCGCAGGAGGAGGATCGGTGCAGCTGCTGCAGTCAGGTGACCTGAATGTAGCGAATGGCAGCCAGTTGATCACAACCAGCGTGGAATCTACATCCGGGACCACCAGCTTGACCACATCAGGGGGCGGAGACTCCATCTCTGCAGACGCTACAGCCTTAACGTCAGTGTCCATGACATCTGACGCATGTGCAGAGGGGCAAAAAGACATACGGTCCCAGGGGGGCGATTCTGACAGCCAGAGCACAGCTCAGTCCAACGGGCTGCAAATGTCCGAGCAGCAGACCCAGGTGCAGCAGTTTCACATCGTCAGTCACCCGGTGCTGCAGCAGATCCAGATCCAGCAGACGCAGCAGCAGGCACAACAGCAGCCTCAGCAGCTGGTCCAGGGCTCCATCCAGTTGCAGCCGGCTCAGACGCTGCAGCCGCTACAGCAGAACGTACAGCTGCAGGCCTTCCAGAACCCGGCTCAGGTCCTGATCCGGGCACCTACACTCACGCCAACTGGCCAGATCAGCTGGCAGACAGTGCAGGTCCAGAACGCAGGTGTGGCTCAACAGCTCACGCTGGCTCCGGTTGCATCCAGTCCGAGCGGCGGTGCATTCACACAGATTGCTCCTCTCTCCATCGGAGGAACGCCCATCACGCTGAACACGGCCCAGCTGGCCTCGGGGACAGGCGTGCAGACGGTCAACATTGCAGGACTGAGCACTGCAGGGGTCCAGGTGCAGGGCGTCCCACTCACCATCACCGGGGTGCAGG GCCAGCAGCAGGGTCAGGAGGGTGTTAAAGTCCAGCCTGGTCCGGTGACCGTCACCGTAGGGAACTTGACCAACGCCAGTTTGAACGCAGTGAGTCCGGATCAGCTGGGACAAGCACAGAGTCCCTCGGAGCAGGAGGGTCAGCCAAGCAAGAGGCTGCGCAGGGTGGCCTGCTCCTGCCCCAACTGCAGAGACGGAGAGGGAAG AAACAACAACGACCCATCGAAAAAGAAACAGCACGTGTGTCACATGGAAGGCTGTGGGAAAGTCTACGGCAAGACGTCTCACCTGCGAGCTCACCTGCGCTGGCACACCGGAGAGAGGCCCTTCGTCTGCAACTGGATCTTCTGTGGAAAACGGTTCACGAGGAGTGACGAGCTTCAGCGGCACCGCAGGACACACACGG GTGAGAAGAGATTCGAGTGTCCGGAATGTTCCAAGAGATTCATGAGGAGCGACCACCTGTCGAAGCACATCAAAACTCACCAGGGCAAAAAAGGAGGTGCTGCACTGGCCATCCTCACCACCGAGGACATGGAGGACGAGGTAGAGGAGGCGCTGGGCTCGCCGAGGATCGTCACCGTCGCATCCATCTCGCAGGATTCTGACCCGGCCACGCCCACGACATCTAACAACCTGGACGAGGAGTTCGAGTAG
- the sp4 gene encoding transcription factor Sp4 isoform X2, translating to MATDGGKSGGGEKGNKGKTSSQDAQPSPLALLAATCSKIGGVGGEGQAGVQQQIIIDPSQGLVQLQNAPQQLELLPAQFTGNGWQIIAASPATATTTKDNTQAPGVATIATGTSMVPVDATPGRKVKSAGVNNASVAQQQQQQFQIIQVQNMPNSTGGIQYQVIPHLQTADGQQIQINPSNPTTLSVQPEQIQLINNQAILATPPRATSASVVSQNVTNQAIPVQIRPSFPLQLQTIQGTQAPMVTTIPINIGGVTLALPVINNMAAGGGSVQLLQSGDLNVANGSQLITTSVESTSGTTSLTTSGGGDSISADATALTSVSMTSDACAEGQKDIRSQGGDSDSQSTAQSNGLQMSEQQTQVQQFHIVSHPVLQQIQIQQTQQQAQQQPQQLVQGSIQLQPAQTLQPLQQNVQLQAFQNPAQVLIRAPTLTPTGQISWQTVQVQNAGVAQQLTLAPVASSPSGGAFTQIAPLSIGGTPITLNTAQLASGTGVQTVNIAGLSTAGVQVQGVPLTITGVQGQQQGQEGVKVQPGPVTVTVGNLTNASLNAVSPDQLGQAQSPSEQEGQPSKRLRRVACSCPNCRDGEGRNNNDPSKKKQHVCHMEGCGKVYGKTSHLRAHLRWHTGERPFVCNWIFCGKRFTRSDELQRHRRTHTGEKRFECPECSKRFMRSDHLSKHIKTHQGKKGGAALAILTTEDMEDEVEEALGSPRIVTVASISQDSDPATPTTSNNLDEEFE from the exons ATGGCGACAGACGGGGGGAAATCAGGTGGTGGTGAAAAGGGCAATAAAGGAAAAACGTCATCACAG GATGCACAGCCATCTCCTCTCGCTCTGCTTGCAGCCACATGCAGTAAAATAGGCGGCGTGGGCGGGGAGGGGCAGGCCGGCGTGCAGCAGCAGATCATCATCGACCCCAGCCAAGGGTTAGTGCAGCTCCAGAACGCCCCACAGCAGCTGGAGCTTCTCCCGGCTCAGTTCACAGGAAACGGCTGGCAGATCATCGCCGCTTCACCTGCCACAGCTACTACAACCAAGGACAACACACAGGCTCCTGGCGTGGCCACCATAGCAACCGGGACCAGCATGGTCCCTGTTGATGCAACGCCCGGACGAAAGGTTAAATCGGCCGGTGTGAACAATGCATCGGTcgcacaacaacaacagcagcaatttCAGATCATCCAGGTCCAAAACATGCCTAATTCCACAGGAGGGATCCAGTATCAGGTCATCCCACACTTACAGACTGCTGACGGTCAGCAGATCCAGATAAACCCCAGCAACCCAACCACTTTAAGCGTCCAACCTGAGCAGATTCAACTCATTAACAACCAAGCCATTCTGGCCACGCCTCCAAGAGCCACGTCAGCCAGTGTAGTTTCCCAAAATGTCACAAATCAGGCCATCCCTGTGCAGATTCGCCCGTCATTTCCACTCCAGCTGCAGACCATTCAGGGCACACAAGCCCCCATGGTCACTACAATACCCATAAATATTGGCGGCGTCACTTTGGCTCTGCCCGTCATCAACAACATGGCCGCAGGAGGAGGATCGGTGCAGCTGCTGCAGTCAGGTGACCTGAATGTAGCGAATGGCAGCCAGTTGATCACAACCAGCGTGGAATCTACATCCGGGACCACCAGCTTGACCACATCAGGGGGCGGAGACTCCATCTCTGCAGACGCTACAGCCTTAACGTCAGTGTCCATGACATCTGACGCATGTGCAGAGGGGCAAAAAGACATACGGTCCCAGGGGGGCGATTCTGACAGCCAGAGCACAGCTCAGTCCAACGGGCTGCAAATGTCCGAGCAGCAGACCCAGGTGCAGCAGTTTCACATCGTCAGTCACCCGGTGCTGCAGCAGATCCAGATCCAGCAGACGCAGCAGCAGGCACAACAGCAGCCTCAGCAGCTGGTCCAGGGCTCCATCCAGTTGCAGCCGGCTCAGACGCTGCAGCCGCTACAGCAGAACGTACAGCTGCAGGCCTTCCAGAACCCGGCTCAGGTCCTGATCCGGGCACCTACACTCACGCCAACTGGCCAGATCAGCTGGCAGACAGTGCAGGTCCAGAACGCAGGTGTGGCTCAACAGCTCACGCTGGCTCCGGTTGCATCCAGTCCGAGCGGCGGTGCATTCACACAGATTGCTCCTCTCTCCATCGGAGGAACGCCCATCACGCTGAACACGGCCCAGCTGGCCTCGGGGACAGGCGTGCAGACGGTCAACATTGCAGGACTGAGCACTGCAGGGGTCCAGGTGCAGGGCGTCCCACTCACCATCACCGGGGTGCAGG GCCAGCAGCAGGGTCAGGAGGGTGTTAAAGTCCAGCCTGGTCCGGTGACCGTCACCGTAGGGAACTTGACCAACGCCAGTTTGAACGCAGTGAGTCCGGATCAGCTGGGACAAGCACAGAGTCCCTCGGAGCAGGAGGGTCAGCCAAGCAAGAGGCTGCGCAGGGTGGCCTGCTCCTGCCCCAACTGCAGAGACGGAGAGGGAAG AAACAACAACGACCCATCGAAAAAGAAACAGCACGTGTGTCACATGGAAGGCTGTGGGAAAGTCTACGGCAAGACGTCTCACCTGCGAGCTCACCTGCGCTGGCACACCGGAGAGAGGCCCTTCGTCTGCAACTGGATCTTCTGTGGAAAACGGTTCACGAGGAGTGACGAGCTTCAGCGGCACCGCAGGACACACACGG GTGAGAAGAGATTCGAGTGTCCGGAATGTTCCAAGAGATTCATGAGGAGCGACCACCTGTCGAAGCACATCAAAACTCACCAGGGCAAAAAAGGAGGTGCTGCACTGGCCATCCTCACCACCGAGGACATGGAGGACGAGGTAGAGGAGGCGCTGGGCTCGCCGAGGATCGTCACCGTCGCATCCATCTCGCAGGATTCTGACCCGGCCACGCCCACGACATCTAACAACCTGGACGAGGAGTTCGAGTAG